Proteins encoded together in one Mus musculus strain C57BL/6J chromosome 16, GRCm38.p6 C57BL/6J window:
- the Dppa4 gene encoding developmental pluripotency-associated protein 4 isoform 1 (isoform 1 is encoded by transcript variant 1), protein METAGDKKWSAEEPKEEVELQMSSQPSTAPAKAKATGKKQKKSETDNGCKPKEGKPQDTETPGQTRRKVPIPPIPEYLPPVNLIHRDVLRAWCQKKRVSSKGQKLDAYKRLLARAFPEQMLELRNVPDSAKDARLKTAHKKMKTEPGEESEVTVPLEMVPVPEEQIPALIDPPMLYEEVSTTVVTTPATEAVLASWARIASNAKKYEAVPADASSSSEVKGEMWCVVHGTSLPGNSRGWVRLQFHAGQAWVPDKKGKAIALFLLPACTFPPPHLEDNMLCPKCVHKNKILTKSLEG, encoded by the exons ATGGAGACTGCTGGAGACAAGAAG TGGAGCGCAGAAGAGCCGAAGGAAGAAGTGGAATTGCAGATGTCTAGTCAACCAAGCACGGCTCCTGCAAAGGCTAAAGCAAcggggaaaaaacaaaagaagtcgGAGACAGATAATG GTTGTAAACCAAAGGAGGGAAAACCACAAGACACTGAGACGCCAGGACAGACTCGTAGGAAGGTACCAATTCCTCCTATTCCAGAGTATCTGCCCCCAGTGAACCTGATTCACCGAGATGTTTTGCGGGCATGGTGCCAGAAGAAACGAGTGAGCAGCAAAGGCCAG aAATTAGATGCTTATAAACGACTCCTTGCAAGGGCTTTCCCAGAACAAATG CTGGAGTTGAGGAACGTCCCTGACTCAGCCAAAGACGCCAGGTTGAAGACAGCTCacaaaaaaatgaagactgaaccGGGGGAGGAGTCTGAGGTGACAGTTCCTCTGGAAATGGTCCCTGTGCCAGAGGAGCAGATACCTGCCCTCATTGACCCTCCTATGCTCTATGAGGAAGTCAGCACCACCGTAGTGACTACACCTGCCACTGAGGCCGTGTTAGCATCTTGGGCCAGAATTGCATCCAATGCTAAGAAGTACGAGGCAGTGCCAGCCGATGCTTCGTCCTCATCAGAAGTCAAAG GGGAAATGTGGTGTGTGGTTCATGGGACCAGCCTTCCTGGGAACTCGCGTGGTTGGGTTCGGCTGCAGTTCCACGCTGGACAAGCCTGGGTACCCGATAAGAAAGGAAAAGCCATTGCCCTCTTCCTGCTTCCGGCCTGCACATTTCCACCCCCACACCTGGAGGACAACATGCTGTGCCCCAAGTGTGTTCATAA GAACAAGATCTTGACTAAGAGCCTCGAAGGATAA
- the Dppa4 gene encoding developmental pluripotency-associated protein 4 isoform 2 (isoform 2 is encoded by transcript variant 2) translates to METAGDKKWSAEEPKEEVELQMSSQPSTAPAKAKATGKKQKKSETDNGCKPKEGKPQDTETPGQTRRKLELRNVPDSAKDARLKTAHKKMKTEPGEESEVTVPLEMVPVPEEQIPALIDPPMLYEEVSTTVVTTPATEAVLASWARIASNAKKYEAVPADASSSSEVKGEMWCVVHGTSLPGNSRGWVRLQFHAGQAWVPDKKGKAIALFLLPACTFPPPHLEDNMLCPKCVHKNKILTKSLEG, encoded by the exons ATGGAGACTGCTGGAGACAAGAAG TGGAGCGCAGAAGAGCCGAAGGAAGAAGTGGAATTGCAGATGTCTAGTCAACCAAGCACGGCTCCTGCAAAGGCTAAAGCAAcggggaaaaaacaaaagaagtcgGAGACAGATAATG GTTGTAAACCAAAGGAGGGAAAACCACAAGACACTGAGACGCCAGGACAGACTCGTAGGAAG CTGGAGTTGAGGAACGTCCCTGACTCAGCCAAAGACGCCAGGTTGAAGACAGCTCacaaaaaaatgaagactgaaccGGGGGAGGAGTCTGAGGTGACAGTTCCTCTGGAAATGGTCCCTGTGCCAGAGGAGCAGATACCTGCCCTCATTGACCCTCCTATGCTCTATGAGGAAGTCAGCACCACCGTAGTGACTACACCTGCCACTGAGGCCGTGTTAGCATCTTGGGCCAGAATTGCATCCAATGCTAAGAAGTACGAGGCAGTGCCAGCCGATGCTTCGTCCTCATCAGAAGTCAAAG GGGAAATGTGGTGTGTGGTTCATGGGACCAGCCTTCCTGGGAACTCGCGTGGTTGGGTTCGGCTGCAGTTCCACGCTGGACAAGCCTGGGTACCCGATAAGAAAGGAAAAGCCATTGCCCTCTTCCTGCTTCCGGCCTGCACATTTCCACCCCCACACCTGGAGGACAACATGCTGTGCCCCAAGTGTGTTCATAA GAACAAGATCTTGACTAAGAGCCTCGAAGGATAA